Below is a window of Flavobacterium sp. CFS9 DNA.
AACAACTTTCAGAGCAGGATTGCTTTTTGAGAATTATACACTCGATGCTAAAATGGCTACCCGTGACCGACAGCAGGACAATAATGGCGATGGTTATCCGGACTTTGTACAGCTCATAAATAATAACGGAAATTACAATGTGATTCAACCGTTTGCCCAGGGACAATTTCGTCTGACCGAAAAACTAACCTTTAATGCCGGTATTCACGGGCAGTATTTTTCGATAAACAAAGAGTTTGCTTTCGAACCCAGAGCTGCTTTGGCTTATGCGGTAAACCAAAGGAATACTATTAGTTTTGGTTATGGATTGCATCATCAAAGTGTTGCAGCTCCCATATTATTTCTGAATGAGTGGGTGAACGGAAATCAGGTTCAGACGAACAAGAATTTGGATTTGGTTCAAAGCCAGCATTATGTTTTGGGTTATGATGTACGATTGGCCAGAAAATGGAGGGGAAAAGTAGAAATTTACTATCAGGATATTAGTAAGGCAGGAGTTCAGTCTTTTCCAAGCAGTTATTCAACCTTAACAGAGGGTGCTGATTTTGGTTATTCGATCGATAAAACTTCTTTAATAAGTAAGGGAAGCGGGTACAATCAGGGAATTGAATTTACCGTTGAGAAATTCTTTAGTGAAGGATATTATGCTTTGTTTACTACCTCGCTTTTTGAAAGTAAGTATAAAGGGAGTGATGGTATAGAACGTAATTCACCTTTTAATAATGGATATGTTATCAATCTGTTGGGAGGAAAAGAATTTAGAATAGGGAAGGCGAAGAAAAATGTCTTTTCGATTGACACCAAATTTACCACTGCAGGAGGGCGTTATTACACTCCGGTCGATTTGGTTGCTTCCAATAATGCAGGTTATGAAATAAGAGACGATGCCAATGCATTTAGTAAGCAATATGATCCTTATTTAAGGTTGGATGTAAAGTTTGGAATCAAGTTTAACAGTAAAAGGAAAAAGAGATTTCATCAGTTTTATATTGATTTTCAAAATGTGACCAATCATACCAATATTTTTACCAAAGAATACAATCGTTTAACGAATAGTGTAAATCAGAAAGATCAGATTGGTTTCTCTCCTGATTTTGGATATAAATTTCAATTTTAGAATACTAAGAGTTTAGTAAGTATAAAAATGCAGACAAAAGATCATCCATTGCCTGCATTTTTATGTTTAAGATTCATTTCAAATTTAAACGGGAATTGGACAGAGATTATACTTTTACAATTTCTACCCTGCGGTTTTTTGCTTTGTTCTCTTCGCTTGTATTGTCAACAATTGGTTTGTCAGAACCCCAGCCTTTTGTTTGCAGCCTCGAGGCATTTATCCCTTTAGAAGTTAGTGAAGCTTTTACGGCATTTGCTCTTTGTTCCGAAAGTTTTTTGTTGTGGGCTGCATCACCGCTATTGTCTGTATGACCCTCAATAGCAATTTTAAGGTTAGAATTGGCCGTTAACAATTTCTGAATCTCATCAATTATAGGTGAAGATTCTGTTTTTATAGTAGCCTTATCAGTATCGAAATTAATATACAAAGCGATGTGTCCTTTAGTATCAAGTTCTTTTTTTATGGCATCCGCTTTAATGAGAGAAGCAGTCATCTTAAAAGGTTTTGTTTCTAAAACCATCCATCCTGTCGAAACAGCATCATCATAAGGAGTAAGCTGAATCCAGATGTTTCGGTCTGCACGTCGGATCAAATAGGTTGTCGTGATGGCATTGGCCATAAAACCATAACCATTCATATATTTTACACGATTGTTGTCCGGGATTGTATGAGAAGAATCTGCCGGGACTTTCATTTCAGAGATTTTTACTCCGTCCACACTTTTAATTAATTCATCCAGATTGCGTGTTACTTCAAGTTCACTGTATGATTTCCCTTCTTTTGCTTTAATTCTGGAGTAGAAAATTTTTCCTTCCGGTTTTTCGAAATGATCTTTTACCCAAAAATAAGCAACGTCGTAATCAGCAATATTGTTTTTTGAAGTGTCTTCGTAGTTTTCGGGTAGATTAAAATAAGGAAATGCACCCAGAGGTTTGTCTGAAACCGGAATCGAATTGATATTGAAATTTTTAGCCGATGACGATTCGGAAGTGGTTTCGGTCGTTTGAGGCGATACAAGAGAATCTGTGTTATCTGTCACATCATTCTGTTTTTTGTTGGAATTGCATGCCAGGATGATGCATGCAATTAGAAGCAATGTTAAGGATTTGATTTTCATGAGGTTAGTTTTTAGAGAATCAAAGATAACAAAGCGAAGAGATTTTAACAAAGAAAAAGATTCAATTTAATCGATTTTTTTGATTGTAATGTTTTGAAAAAGTGATGTTTAATGTTTGTTCTGCGTTTTTAGAATAGCTCTAACTGAGTAGGGAGTAATTTAAAAGACATTCGATGATATTTGGTTGTACCGTATTTTTTAATGGCTTCGCGATGTTCCGTTGTGGGATAGCCTTTGTTTTTTTTCCAGTTGTACATTGGGAATTCTTCATGAATTTTATCCATGTATTCATCACGATAGGTTTTAGCAAGAACCGAAGCCGCCGCAATACTTAAAAATTTAGCATCACCTTTTATGATACTTTGATTAGGGATTGATTTTAGTAATTCAATTTCAGTTGAAGAGAATTGTTTGCCAACCGTATTTCTTAATCCTAGTTTGGCATTCAGCGATCGGTTTCCGTCAACAATAATAAATTCAGGAGCAGGGCTTAGCTTTAATACACATTCCTGCATTCCTTTCATTGAAGCATTCAGAATGTTTATTTCATCAATCTCATCAGGCAGTAAATGTGTAACGGCAAAACAGATGGCCTGCTCTTCTATAATAGGTCTTAATAAGAATCGTGCTTTTTCAGACAATTGTTTGCTGTCGTTCAAAATTTGGTTTTCAAAATTGGCAGGTAGAATTACGGCCGCTGCAGTTACCGGACCAGCCAGACATCCCCGGCCTGCTTCATCAGTTCCGGTTTCTAAAAGGTATCCTGAGAAGTTTTTTTGAAGCATTTTCTGAGTTTTTATATTCAAGGTCACAAATATTGTAAATTTTTTTAAGAGTGCTAGAAAACTTTTTTAAATAATAGCTTGGATTTGCGAAAAAGAAAATAAAAGATTCAATTTTTATAGGGTTCATAAAAGCCCCCCTTGTTTTTTAAGAGGCTTGCTTTTTCGCGGGTTCAAGTGTTAAAACCATGTTAAGTGTTAAATTCACATAAATTTATGTTTTTGGCATAAATTAAGGAATATTGCTACTAAAAAGAATAGAATCTAAATAAATTATGATAGATCTTGTTATATGTTTAGGAATTTAGGCTAAAAATAAGTTAAAAAATTTTGGTGTTTTAAGAAATAATTAAGATGTTTGCGCCATACTAATTCAAAATAAATTAAAATGAAATTAAAATTTAAATGGATTTTTACGCTGGTTGTGGCGTTGTCTATGCAGTTTTCTTTTGCTCAGGAGAGAACTGTTACTGGAAAAGTCTCTGATAAAACAGGGGTAATTCCGGGAGTAAATGTTCTTGTGAAAGGGTCTAAAGTAAGTACTCAAACTGATTTTGACGGAAGTTATTCCATAAAGGCAAAGACAGGTGATGTTTTAGTTTATTCGTATGTTGGTATGAATAACAAACAAGTAACTGTTGGTTCTTCAAATTCAGTGAATGTAGTGCTGGAGTCAGAAGCTCAATTAATGAATGAGGTTGTAGTGGTAGGTTACGGTGTACAAAAGAGAAAGGAAGTAACTGGTTCGATCTCTAAAATTGCCGGAAGTGACATCTCTAATCTTGTAACTCCGAGTTTCGAAGGAGTATTAGCAGGTAGAGCAACTGGGGTTCAGGTTGTAACTAACACCGGACTTATTGGAGCTGCTCCAAGAATTAGAATTAGAGGTATCGGATCTATCTCAGGTAGTACAGAGCCGTTAATTGTTGTTGATGGTATTCCAATTTATTCTGGTGATATTGGAGGGGTTGCTCCTACAAATGGTTTGGCAGATATCAATCCGGACGATATTGAATCTTTTGATATTTTAAAAGATGGTGCTGCAACTGCGATTTATGGATCCAGAGCTGCGAACGGAGTTGTTTTGATTACTACTAAGAGCGGAAAGAAAGGGACTCTTAAAGTTTCTTACTCAAGTGTTTTTGGTGTTGCAAGTGCTGCTAAGAAATATGATTTGTTAGAAACTCCTGATTTTCTGGTAATTTCTAATGAAAAAAGAACTAACAGAGGGTTATCTCCTTGGGCTGTTGGAAATACTTACAATACAGACTGGCAAGGTGCTGTTTTAAGAAATGCACCTCAAATGACGCATAATCTTAATTTCAGTGGAGGTTCTGATAAAACAAAATACTATTTATCTTTAGGATATACTGATTTAGAAGGTATCAATTTAGCTAATAATATGAAGAAATATTCAATTAGAGCTAATATTGATCAGGATATCAACAGATGGTTAAGTTTTGGTACAAATTTAAGTGTAAACAGAACAGAATATAATGGATTGAATAGTGGTGCAAATAGTTTATCTGGTAACTTTTTTAATACTATCAGACAGTTGCCAAATACTCCTATTTATGATGCTCTTGATCCAACAGGTTATAATCTTTCGCCAAATAATGCAACGGTTGGTCAATGGGATAACTTAGCTCCGGTAGGAGATAATATTACCAATATTATTTATGTATTAAAGAATAATAAATACGAGTCAACAACAACGAGAATTATTGCAAGCCTTTTTGCAAATGCAAAAATTACTTCTGATTTAAGTTATAAATTACAGGTAAGTGCAGATAATGCTTCAACAGATGGATACCAATTCTGGAATCCTGTACACGGAGACGGACGTTCATCGAATGGTAGTGTTTATCAGGACAATACAGGGCTTTTGAGATGGAACTGGCAGAATATTTTGAATTACAAACATACTTTTGCTGAAGATCACAATCTGGGAGTAACCGGTGTTGCTGAATATCAAAAATCAAGAACTAAGATTTTCTGGGGATCTGGAAGTGATATTATTGGTGATTTCTTTAATAAAAACTTAGTGAGTAATACTTATAATACCAGAGATTCCGGTGGTGGTGTTACTGAAAAAGGAATTATATCTTATTTAGGACGTGTTACTTATAACTACAAAGAGAAGTATTTTATTCAGGGATCTCTTAGACGTGACGGAATTTCTCAATTCGAATCAGATGTTAGATACCATAATTTCCCTGGAGTTTCTGCAGGTTGGACAGTTTCTAAGGAAAATTTTATGCAGCCAATCAGTAATACGCTTTCTGATTTGAAATTAAGAGGATCTTATTCTCAGGTTGGTAACGTTGAGGTTTTAGGTGGTGCTTCTTATCCTTCAAAAGATCTTACAATTGGTTCTCCATACGGTTCTTCTAATGGTATTGGGTATTGGCAATTTAGTAACCCTTTATTGGAATGGGAAACTTCAACTAAAGTTGATTTTGGTTTAGATTTAGGATTGTTTAACAATCGTTTGACATTATCATTTGATTATTTTAAGAACAATATCGATAATTTAGTTTTGGCGGCACCACAACCTCCATCCATCGGTATTCCTAATAACGTAGTCAATCAGAATGTTGGTAAGATGTACAATCAGGGATATGAGTTTGCGGCTACTTTTAAGGCAATTAATAATGAAAACTTTAAATGGGATGTCTCTTCTAATTTAACACTTACTAAAAATAAAGTTACGGCTTTATACCAAGGACAGCCAATCATAGGCGGATCGTCTACAGATACAAGTATTGCTCCAAATATTATTATTCAACAGGGAGAATCAATTAACTCTTTATATGGATTTAGATACTGGGGAGTTAATAAAGCAAATGGTAACCCTGTTTATTACAAAGCAGATGGTAGTTTAGTACAAGGAAACCTTCCAGGTGCGACTTATTCTGTTTTTGATCCAAATAATCCGGCAGCAGCAGGTGCAACAGCATCATTAACTGCTTCAGACAGAACTATTTTAGGAAATACATTACCAACTTATTACGGATCTGTTAGCTCTAACATGAAATATAAAAATCTTGATTTTGGTTTTATGTTCAGATTTAGCGGCGGTAACAAAATTTTCAATGCTACCAGAAGAGAGTTAATGAACCAAAACTTTAACAACAATGGAACAGAAATTTTAGGAAGATGGCAAAGTGTTGATAATCCAGGAGATGGATGGACACCAAGATTGTATTCAGGTACTAATACTACTACAAACCTTAGCGGAAGTGCATCTACTCGTTTTGTTGAAAAAGCTGATTTTATCTCACTTGATAACATAAGTATTGGTTATACATTACCTAAAATGTTGTTAGATAAAATTAAAGTAGATAACTTCAGACTATTTGTTCAGGCACAAAATATCTGGCTGATTTCAGATTACAAAGGTTTAAATCCTGAAATGGAAACATCTGGAGTAGATGTTAACGGAACTCCGCGTTCTAAAGTAATTTCAGTTGGATTAAATGTAAGTTTATAATAAATACATATGAAAAATATAATAAAAACAATTTTACTTTCTGTAGCTGTGCTCGGGATGAGTTCATGTTCAGAAGACAAGATATTGGATTTAAAACCAGTAAATAACATTTTAAGTCCTGATGCTTTTACAACACCAACTTTGATTGAGAGTTATATGAACGGTGTTTACAATGCGGCAGCTATTGGTCAATACAACTCTACCGGTGCAAACGGAGGTAGAGGTTATGTTTGGGGAGCTGCGTATGTAGAGCAGGGAGAATGTAGAGGTGAAGATGTTGTTAATATGGCTACATTTTATGATTTGACATATAGCTCGACTTTTGATGCAACTTCAGCAAACAATGTTTACTATTGGGTGGATGGTTACAGATTAATTAACAGATGTAACCTTATGATTGAGGGTACAACAGATGCTGTTGCGAAAGGGATCATCACTAAAGCAGCTGGAGACGATTATATTGGTCAGTGTAAATTTTTAAGAGCAATTACACATTTAGAATTGCTTACTTATTTTGCAAGACCATATAATGATACCCCAGGGGCAACTCACGCAGGTATCCCTTATAGAGTAGTTGGGGTTAATACACAAGCTGAAATTGACTCAGAAACAGTAAAACCTAGAAATACGGTAGCTGATTGTTATACCAAAATTTTGGCTGATTTAAATGATGCAGAAACTTTAATTACTACAGGTAATTCAACTGCATTTGCATCAAGAGTTGTGGGTAGAGCTTCTAAGTGGGCAGCAATTGCTTTCAAAACGAGATTGTATCTTCAAAAAAGAGACTGGGCAAATGTAATTGTGGAAGGGAATAAGCTAACTGGAGCTTTTGCATTAACAGCAGATCCTTATGCTCCATTTCAAAATACTACTGGTCGTAATACAAGTAACTCTGAGTCTATTTTCTCTATTCAGCATGCTGCTACTTCTAATCCAGGTGTAAATGCTGCATTAGCCAGTATGTTAAAAGACAGAGCTCTGGTTTGTATTAGCCCTATTATATGGAGAGATGCCGATTGGAAGACTGATGATAAACGAAGAGAAGAAGGAAAATTTATCTATACTGCAGCAGGTATTAAATACACGAATAAATATACAGATGTTACTAACCGTACAGATGCTGCACCGGTTATCAGATATGCTGAAGTAGTATTGAATATGGCTGAAGCTCAGGCACGTTTGTCAAATTCAGCACCAGCTCTAACTTTGTTGAACTCTGTAAGAAACAGATCTTTAGCTAATCCTTTTCCAACTGCAGGAAACCCAGTTGGGCAGGCTTATACAGCCGCTTCATTTGCTACAGATGCTGATTTGGTTAAAGCGATTCTAAAAGAAAGAAGAATCGAATTTTTACAGGAAGGCCGAAGATGGACCGATATTCATAGATTACAAAAAGATCCAATTGCAAGTGTTGCGACCAACGGAGTTCCTGCTAAAGTGGCTAGTGCTGCTACACCTCCTACAGCTGCATTTGTTTTAGGTAATAGTTTTGCGATTACAACTCCTGTTGCTGCGATACCATATGATGACTTTAGATTTTTGTGGCCAATACCTCAAATTGAAATGAATACTAATCCAGGACTAGGACAAAATCCAGGATGGAATTAAGATAAATATTTTGATTTTTTTTGAAAGCCCCCAATCATTTTTTTGATTGGGGGTTTTTGTTTTCATAATTTGGATTGAAAAAGAATCCAGATAACAATGATTTGTTTTTTTATACGTTTTTATCTTTTACCTTTGCTTGATAAATTTTATCCAAATAATTACCTATAAAACAATCAAATGAGAATATTCATTTTTCTATATCTTTTACTAGTACCGGCTTTTATGTTTTCGCAGGAAAAGAAGATTCCTAAAAGTAATTTAGACATGAACACCAAATACTCAAGTATAACAGATACAGTAAAAAAGAAAAAATCTAAAATTGCTACCATAGATCAGTATCAGATTATCACATTGGAACACGATACAACCTATGTTGATACCTCGCTAACTTTAAAGAGTGCTTACAAACAAAATCACCTTAGAAAAGACGATTTCGGACTTTTGGCTTTCTCGAATATCGGACAGACATTTAATACATTACAATACAGTCTGACCAGTTTTTCTCCTTATCCTGAAATTGGTTTTAGTGGTAAACATTTTAATTATATGCAGGCCGATCAGATTAATTATTATTCGGCGGCTACTCCTTTAACAGAATTGTTCTTTAATACTACTATTAATAAAGGACAAAACGTAGACTCCTTTATTACCTTGAACACCTCAAAAAATCTTAATTTCTCGATTGCATACAAAGGTCTCCGCTCAGAAGGAGATTATATCAATCAGCTGGTAAGTGCCGGAAATTTTAGGTTTACAACCAGTTATGCTACAACGGATAAAAGATATGCTATAAATGCACATTATACGTATCAGGATATTTCTAATGAAGAGAATGGAGGGATTACGACCCCTACAGATTTTGAAAGTGATAACAAGGATTATAAGAACCGTCAGCGATTACAAGTGTATCTTACAGATGCCAAATCCTTTTTAAAAGGAAGACGTTTGTTTTTTGATCATGCATTCAGAGTAAATCCAAAGAACGGAAACAACAATTTATATGTAACACACCAGTTTAATTACGAAAATAAACTTTTTGAGTACAATCAGGCAACATTAACTTCAACTGTTGGTAATGGGACGACGTTTCAGCGCTTTGGAGATTCATATGTCACAAGCGGTATTAACGATAAAACGAAATACGAAAGGCTTTACAATAAGGCAGGACTAGCTTACGAAAACTCTCTTCTGGGAAAATTTAATTTTTTTGTAGACGATTACAGATCCAATTACGAGTATGGGAGAATTATTGTGAGAGCAGACAAGTCAGTTGTCCCGGATAATTTATTTGTGCAAATTAATAATTTCGGAGGTCAGTACGAATACCAAAAAAATAAATGGAACGGTCGTTTTTTATATTCAAGATCGATTACAAATCAGTCACTTTCTAACTTAGATGCGAAACTGAGATACGATATGACTGATAAAATTCAGTTTGATTTCAGATATCGTAACATCAATAAATTGCCAAACAACAATTTCAATTTATACCAAAGCAGTTACACGGAATACAACTGGTCGCATAATTTCAAAAATGAAAAAATTAATTCGCTTAGTGCCAATGTTTCAACACCTTGGCTAAATGCAGAAGTTCAATATACCGTTTTAAATGATCATCTTTATTTCAGAGATAAATCTACTGATGCTCAGGCAGCTGCACATATTCAGATAATTGAGCCGGCTCAATATGGGAATGCGATTAATTATCTGGAGATTAAAGCAAGCCGTGAGTTTAAATTTGGCCGATTTGCATTAGATAACACACTTTTATATCAAAAAGTAGGTCAATCGGATTTGATTCTTAATGTACCAGATTTTGTGACCAGAAACACGTTCTATTACTCGGGTTACTTTTTTAAGAAAGCATTGTACATGCAATCCGGAGTTGTATTCAATTATTTTACAAAATATTACGGGAATGACTATAATCCGGTAATAGGAGAGTTCTTTGTTCAGAATGATAAAAAGATTGGCGGTTATCCGTTATTCGATCTTTTTCTAAATGCCAGAATTCGTCAGACCCGATTTTATTTTAAAGCAGAACATATAAACGCTTTATTCTCAAAAAGCGATTATTATTCAGCACCTAATAATCCATATCGTGATTTCGTAATCCGATTTGGTTTGGTTTGGAATTTCTTCCAATAAGATTAGGCGCTTCATAGATTAAAAACCAAATATTAAAATTCAAATAGAAATGGACTTTTCAAAAAACATTTTAGAAACAATAGGTAATACACCATTGGTAAAACTCAACAAAATTGTTGCTGAAATAGATGCACTGGTATTGGCAAAAGTCGAAACATTTAATCCCGGAAATTCTGTTAAAGACAGAATGGCTGTGAAAATGATTGAAGATGCAGAGGCAGATGGCCGATTAAAACCGGGAGGAACTATTATTGAAGGTACTTCGGGAAATACAGGAATGGGATTAGCACTTGTAGCAATCATCAAAGGTTACAAACTGATCTGTGTAATGTCTGACAAACAGTCGAAAGAAAAAATGGATATCTTACGTGCAGTAGGAGCTAAAGTGGTAGTTTGTCCTACCGATGTAGAGCCTACCGATCCACGTTCTTACTACTCGGTTTCAAAACGTCTGGCTAGTGAAACACCGAATTCATGGTATGTAAATCAATACGATAACTTGTCTAATGCATTGGCGCATTATGAGCAAACCGGACCGGAAATTTGGAAACAGACTGAGGGAAAGATTACTCATTTTGTAGTGGGAGTAGGAACAGGAGGAACCATTTCGGGAGTTGGAAAATACTTAAAAGAGCAAAATCCAAATATTAAGATCTGGGGAATTGATACCTATGGTTCTGTTTTTAAAAAATACCATGAAACAGGAATTTTCGACGAGAATGAAATCTATTCTTATATCACAGAAGGAATTGGGGAAGATATTCTGCCTAAAAACGTAGATTTCTCTTTAATTGACGGATTTACCAAAGTAACGGATAAAGATGCAGCGGTCTACACCAGAAAAATTGCATTAGAAGAAGCCATTTTTGTTGGAAATTCGGCAGGAGCCTGTATAAAAGGATTGTTGCAGTTAAAAGAGCATTTCAAACCGGATGATGTTGTCGTAGTATTATTTCATGACTCTGGAAGCCGTTATGTAGGTAAAATGTTTAATGACGACTGGATGCGCGAACGTGGTTTCCTGGAAGAAAATGTTACAAAAGCAGAAGACGTTATTAAAGATCATATCGATAAACAATTAATTGTT
It encodes the following:
- a CDS encoding RagB/SusD family nutrient uptake outer membrane protein — translated: MKNIIKTILLSVAVLGMSSCSEDKILDLKPVNNILSPDAFTTPTLIESYMNGVYNAAAIGQYNSTGANGGRGYVWGAAYVEQGECRGEDVVNMATFYDLTYSSTFDATSANNVYYWVDGYRLINRCNLMIEGTTDAVAKGIITKAAGDDYIGQCKFLRAITHLELLTYFARPYNDTPGATHAGIPYRVVGVNTQAEIDSETVKPRNTVADCYTKILADLNDAETLITTGNSTAFASRVVGRASKWAAIAFKTRLYLQKRDWANVIVEGNKLTGAFALTADPYAPFQNTTGRNTSNSESIFSIQHAATSNPGVNAALASMLKDRALVCISPIIWRDADWKTDDKRREEGKFIYTAAGIKYTNKYTDVTNRTDAAPVIRYAEVVLNMAEAQARLSNSAPALTLLNSVRNRSLANPFPTAGNPVGQAYTAASFATDADLVKAILKERRIEFLQEGRRWTDIHRLQKDPIASVATNGVPAKVASAATPPTAAFVLGNSFAITTPVAAIPYDDFRFLWPIPQIEMNTNPGLGQNPGWN
- a CDS encoding SusC/RagA family TonB-linked outer membrane protein; the protein is MKLKFKWIFTLVVALSMQFSFAQERTVTGKVSDKTGVIPGVNVLVKGSKVSTQTDFDGSYSIKAKTGDVLVYSYVGMNNKQVTVGSSNSVNVVLESEAQLMNEVVVVGYGVQKRKEVTGSISKIAGSDISNLVTPSFEGVLAGRATGVQVVTNTGLIGAAPRIRIRGIGSISGSTEPLIVVDGIPIYSGDIGGVAPTNGLADINPDDIESFDILKDGAATAIYGSRAANGVVLITTKSGKKGTLKVSYSSVFGVASAAKKYDLLETPDFLVISNEKRTNRGLSPWAVGNTYNTDWQGAVLRNAPQMTHNLNFSGGSDKTKYYLSLGYTDLEGINLANNMKKYSIRANIDQDINRWLSFGTNLSVNRTEYNGLNSGANSLSGNFFNTIRQLPNTPIYDALDPTGYNLSPNNATVGQWDNLAPVGDNITNIIYVLKNNKYESTTTRIIASLFANAKITSDLSYKLQVSADNASTDGYQFWNPVHGDGRSSNGSVYQDNTGLLRWNWQNILNYKHTFAEDHNLGVTGVAEYQKSRTKIFWGSGSDIIGDFFNKNLVSNTYNTRDSGGGVTEKGIISYLGRVTYNYKEKYFIQGSLRRDGISQFESDVRYHNFPGVSAGWTVSKENFMQPISNTLSDLKLRGSYSQVGNVEVLGGASYPSKDLTIGSPYGSSNGIGYWQFSNPLLEWETSTKVDFGLDLGLFNNRLTLSFDYFKNNIDNLVLAAPQPPSIGIPNNVVNQNVGKMYNQGYEFAATFKAINNENFKWDVSSNLTLTKNKVTALYQGQPIIGGSSTDTSIAPNIIIQQGESINSLYGFRYWGVNKANGNPVYYKADGSLVQGNLPGATYSVFDPNNPAAAGATASLTASDRTILGNTLPTYYGSVSSNMKYKNLDFGFMFRFSGGNKIFNATRRELMNQNFNNNGTEILGRWQSVDNPGDGWTPRLYSGTNTTTNLSGSASTRFVEKADFISLDNISIGYTLPKMLLDKIKVDNFRLFVQAQNIWLISDYKGLNPEMETSGVDVNGTPRSKVISVGLNVSL
- a CDS encoding OmpA family protein, whose translation is MKIKSLTLLLIACIILACNSNKKQNDVTDNTDSLVSPQTTETTSESSSAKNFNINSIPVSDKPLGAFPYFNLPENYEDTSKNNIADYDVAYFWVKDHFEKPEGKIFYSRIKAKEGKSYSELEVTRNLDELIKSVDGVKISEMKVPADSSHTIPDNNRVKYMNGYGFMANAITTTYLIRRADRNIWIQLTPYDDAVSTGWMVLETKPFKMTASLIKADAIKKELDTKGHIALYINFDTDKATIKTESSPIIDEIQKLLTANSNLKIAIEGHTDNSGDAAHNKKLSEQRANAVKASLTSKGINASRLQTKGWGSDKPIVDNTSEENKAKNRRVEIVKV
- a CDS encoding ribonuclease HII — its product is MLQKNFSGYLLETGTDEAGRGCLAGPVTAAAVILPANFENQILNDSKQLSEKARFLLRPIIEEQAICFAVTHLLPDEIDEINILNASMKGMQECVLKLSPAPEFIIVDGNRSLNAKLGLRNTVGKQFSSTEIELLKSIPNQSIIKGDAKFLSIAAASVLAKTYRDEYMDKIHEEFPMYNWKKNKGYPTTEHREAIKKYGTTKYHRMSFKLLPTQLELF
- a CDS encoding pyridoxal-phosphate dependent enzyme, translated to MDFSKNILETIGNTPLVKLNKIVAEIDALVLAKVETFNPGNSVKDRMAVKMIEDAEADGRLKPGGTIIEGTSGNTGMGLALVAIIKGYKLICVMSDKQSKEKMDILRAVGAKVVVCPTDVEPTDPRSYYSVSKRLASETPNSWYVNQYDNLSNALAHYEQTGPEIWKQTEGKITHFVVGVGTGGTISGVGKYLKEQNPNIKIWGIDTYGSVFKKYHETGIFDENEIYSYITEGIGEDILPKNVDFSLIDGFTKVTDKDAAVYTRKIALEEAIFVGNSAGACIKGLLQLKEHFKPDDVVVVLFHDSGSRYVGKMFNDDWMRERGFLEENVTKAEDVIKDHIDKQLIVVRTEELVSHAIERMRKYKISQIPVVDINGFVGSVDETDLFRSYVADKNVAEKPIKEVMGKPFPIVKLGTPIEEVSKLFTKENDAVLVDLGNGSYHIITKYDIIGSIK
- a CDS encoding putative porin, with the protein product MRIFIFLYLLLVPAFMFSQEKKIPKSNLDMNTKYSSITDTVKKKKSKIATIDQYQIITLEHDTTYVDTSLTLKSAYKQNHLRKDDFGLLAFSNIGQTFNTLQYSLTSFSPYPEIGFSGKHFNYMQADQINYYSAATPLTELFFNTTINKGQNVDSFITLNTSKNLNFSIAYKGLRSEGDYINQLVSAGNFRFTTSYATTDKRYAINAHYTYQDISNEENGGITTPTDFESDNKDYKNRQRLQVYLTDAKSFLKGRRLFFDHAFRVNPKNGNNNLYVTHQFNYENKLFEYNQATLTSTVGNGTTFQRFGDSYVTSGINDKTKYERLYNKAGLAYENSLLGKFNFFVDDYRSNYEYGRIIVRADKSVVPDNLFVQINNFGGQYEYQKNKWNGRFLYSRSITNQSLSNLDAKLRYDMTDKIQFDFRYRNINKLPNNNFNLYQSSYTEYNWSHNFKNEKINSLSANVSTPWLNAEVQYTVLNDHLYFRDKSTDAQAAAHIQIIEPAQYGNAINYLEIKASREFKFGRFALDNTLLYQKVGQSDLILNVPDFVTRNTFYYSGYFFKKALYMQSGVVFNYFTKYYGNDYNPVIGEFFVQNDKKIGGYPLFDLFLNARIRQTRFYFKAEHINALFSKSDYYSAPNNPYRDFVIRFGLVWNFFQ